The window ATATTTTCCATTTCCATATCCTGATAAAGCATCGGTACAACACAAATTGGGAAATCTCCAGCAATACCGCCACCTATTTGAAAAAAGCCAATTCCTTTGCCACCACTGTTAGCGATATACCAATCAGCTAACCAACCCATATATTCAATTCCACCTTTTACAGTTGTTGCAGTTAACTCTTTTTTCATTACATAAGATGCGAAAATATTTCCCATTGTAGAATCTTCCCATCCAGGAACTACGATAGGTAGGTTTTTTTCTGCCGCCGCAAGCATCCATGAGTTTTTTGGATCAATTTCATAATATTGCTCTAAATCTCCACTCAGAAGCATTTTATACATAAATTCATGCGGAAAATAACGTTCGCCGGCAGCTTCAGCATCCATCCAAATTTTTTGAATATGTTTTTGTAAACGGCGGAAAGCTTCCTCTTCAGGAATACAAGTATCAGTAACACGGTTGTAGTGGTTTTCTAACAAATCCCATTCATCCTGTGGACTTAAATCACGGTAATTTGGAACTCTTTTATAGTGAGAATGCGCAACCAGGTTCATTATATCCTCTTCTAAATTGGCTCCAGTACAAGAAATAATTGAAACCTTATCCTGACGAATCATTTCAGCTAACGAAATACCCAACTCTGCAGTACTCATTGCACCAGCCAGTGTGATCATCATTTTACCACCTTCGTCTAAATGCGTTTCATAACCTTTCGCAGCATCCATCATTGCCGCAGCATTAAAATGGAGGTAATTACGCTCCATAAACTGAGATATTGGTCCTCTTGTATTGCTCATTTTATTTGTATTGTTTGCGGCAAAAATAGGTATTTAGCCCGAAAGGTTAAAACTTAAAGCACTTGCGATCATTATTTAATTATTAAATGTTTTGGAAAGCAAGGCATTGCTAATAGGTAAAAGCAGCCCGGCTTTTACGTTACAAGCCGTACCGATAAAACCGGAAAGCGGGCTTTACTATCTAATCCGGTTTAAGTAGCTTAAGTTAATTCACTAATTGATGGATGTTCCTAGCGGCAACTATAAACATTACAATATAGCCAGATTAAAGAATTAACTGTTAAATAAAAAATCTGTTAATTTGCGGCCATGAAAAAATATTATTTTCTGTTCGTGATTGTACTTTTTACGCAGTCATCTTTTGCTCAAATGAAATTGATTAAAAGAATGCTCTCAAACGAAAAAGATACCACCAGAAAAGCCAGTTTTATGCCTGTTCCAGTTTTCGGTTATGCTCAGGAAACTGGATTTGAATTTGGTGTTGGTGCGTTGTATTCTTTTTATATGGATAGAAAAGATACGACAAATAGAAGCTCTAACTTTTCTGGAACAGCATCATATTCTACAAAAAAAACATATAGCATTACTTTAAAAGGTGATGCCTGGACAAAAGGAAATCTTTACCACGCCATCGGCGAAATTAGGTTTAAAAAAATGCCTTTCAATTTTTATGGCCTTGGTAATAATACCAGCAATACCGACGAAGATAAATTAGTTCAGCAGCAGGTTAAGGTGCTTTTCGATCTGGAAAAAACATTTATTAAACATGCTTACACTGGGGTTTCTTTAGGATTTGAGAATTATAGTTTTGAAGATAAAATAATAGGAGGAATTTATTCCTTAGATCCATCCATTTTGGGTAGACCCGGAGGTAAAGTTTTTTTTACTGGCGTTTCCCAAAGTTATGACACCAGAAATTCAAATAATTATCCTTCCAAGGGTTTCTTTGGAAGAGTAACCTATCAGTATGCGCCAGATTTTTTTGGTGGTAATAATTTTACTGGAAGTCAGTTGAAATTAAACATTCGCAACTTTTGGAAGCTGAGCAACAAATTCATTTTAGGCGCTCAAGGCTTATACCATACCGTTCAAAGTAATAATACGCCGTTTTATTTATTACCACAATTAGGAAATGATGAAATGATGCGGGGATATTATACCGGCCGTTACCGAGATAAAAACTTATTGGCACTGCAAACAGAATTACGCTACCGATATAGTAATCGTTTTGGAGCAATGGTTTTCGCTGGCGCCGGAACGGTTTGGGGAAAATCGGATTTTGATGTCGATGCTTTTAAACCGAATTTAGGTGCTGGCGTACGTTATTTCTTTGATCCAGCTAAAGGCTTAAGCGTTCGGTTAGATTATGGTATTGGCGAGAAAAAAGGAACTGAGAAACGCCAAAGTGGATTTTATATTAGTTTAGCGGAAGCTTTTTAACCCCATTAAAATATTCAGATACTTTTAGGAGCCTGTGCATTTTACCACTCAGACTACTAATAATGTCTAATTTCATCCGGCTATTAAAAATTAACATTAAAGCTGAAACACCATTCTAACTTCTCAACCTATTGATTACAGCAGAATAACCATTACTATAATATAAATTTGGAGTTAGTTCAGTATTTGGTCGGGTACAGTTGTCACAACTCCGTCTTACATCCGAACCAACCCCGACTCAACTCCGTCCTAACAGCATCCCTTTATACAATAAAATATGTTTTTTAATTATTCCGCCTCCGCTCCTCTTCATTTAAATACTAAATTTTCAACATTGCTAAGTTTAATACTGATTGAAGGCAATCCAAAATTCGCTCTATCCGCTATCTTCCCTGAAATTTTAAATTGAGCTTGAACGCCAAACAATTGTTCTACCTACCGATTCTTATGGTAAGTTCCTTATCCACGAGGCTAGTATGTTGGTCAATAATTTTTCCTGTTCGTCTTCCAAGGTAGAAATTCCATTGGTAAAATAGGTCAAAGCCGTTGTCTAGTTTGCTACTCTTCAATCTTATAATTAAATTGAAATTTAGCTTGTTTGGTCAACGCTAAATTCGTAAGGTAACCAGTAATTTTATAACTGAATGGTTTTTGACTAGCAGACACTAGAACTATCCGCTTTAAGAATTTTTCAAAGTCTATATCATCACCTATTTTGATATTAAAAATGTGGCTATTGGTCCAATAGGCGCATATTAGACCTTTATGACAACAATCAAGTAATTGATTCACTCTAAAATAATACTCAAAATCATTCATGCTATCCGGTGACTTAGCAAAGTGAAGATACAAAATTATTCTTTAAAGTTGTACCAGCCTAAGATAGCTTGTTGAAGCAAAGAAACTTATAGACAAATCATATCTTGTGATGACTTTGATCATATTTATAATGAATATGTTTCCTAAATTAAGGTTTAAATTTTCGTTTCTGATTTAAGGATTTTTTAAAAACAAAATCTACTTTTAACATATTAGCCAAAAGCAACAGACATTCATTCTAAACCCGATCGAAGCGAGATGCCGATTTTTCAACGGCAGAAGCGTGAGCGGGACTGAAATCCGCCACTACTTGAAAAACATTCATTTCCAAAAAACTGCCAATATAAAAACTGGGGTTCTATTTACTCATTCCAGCCAATGCATTTATAGTTAATGCAACAATAACAGTATTAAAAACAAATGAAATTAAACTGTGTAACAATGCCAGCCTACGGATTTCTCTCGAGGAAATCTCCACATCAGAAACTTGAAAAGTCATACCCAGTACAAACGAGAAATAGGCAAAATCAATAAAATCTGGCTCTTTATCTCCCGGAAAATCTAAACCGCCGCCCTTATCTCTATCAACAATACTTTCCTTATCGCCATAATATAAGTGTGCATAACGCATAGTAAAAGTAGTATGAACTAAAAACCAGGATAAAAACATTCCTAAAATTGCCACAATAAGGTTTAGCGGTTTTATATCTTTATTAAGCAACAATAATATAACGGCAAGCAACCCAGCAAAGGTAGAAACCAGTACAACAGCAAATATTTCGCTTCTTGTTTCATCCTGGATTTTCGCTTTTAAATGTGTTTCGGATGCGCTTGTGTGAAAAAACATATGCCAATGCATGGCTATTAACGACACACAAAAACAATCCCAACCTAACATAATACGCGTTAACGAATCTAAATTGAAAAACAAAGTGCCTAAATAAACTACTATACCAACCGCCAAACTTAACAATAGCACCTGCAAAGCTGTTAACTTTTGAAAGCTACTTAATTTAGGTTTTGTTATCATTAAAATTTCAATTTAAAGTGTTCTTTTGCCTGGCCTTTTTTGAAATAAACAAGTCCAATCCAGAATAAGTCGATAGTAATGGAAACTTCAGGATGCTTTTTGATTTCCTGCCAAGCTTCTTTCATGCCTTTACTCCAATATATATCATCAAAAATTAGCAGCGAATTTTCAGTAACTTTTGGCAAACACCATTTAAAGTAATTTAGTGTAGCTTCTTTACGGTGATTTCCATCTATATATACAAAATCTAAACTTGGTTGTTTAGCGATAATATCAGGCAAAATGGAGTCGAAGTTTCCTACATGAAGTTCAATATTATTTAAATCCAGCTCTTTAAAATTATTCTTCGCCACCTCGGCTGTTTGTGGACAACCTTCTATGGTAATGATTTCTGCTTCTGGGTTAGCTTTTGCGAGGTAAGCAGTTGTAATCCCTAAACAGGTTCCTAGCTCAACTGTACTTTGCGGCTTAGTGTTTTGAGCAAGGCGATAAATTAATTGTGCTAACTTAGGACTTTTAAGTGCATTTTTCGCGATTTGGCTTACTTTCTTAATCCGATTTTTATTTAAGTGAGAACCCGCTCCGAGATCTGTTACAGTGATTGTAGAATCGTCATTAAAAAGTTTTTTTCGCTGTTGTTCTATATTATTATAATCAGTTTTAGTGTTAAAATCGTAAATTACCTCATCAGCTAATTGATAGACAAAAGGCGAATGCGTTCCGTGTCTGCTTTTAGCAGTTAACCGGTGTTTAATATAATCTGTAATAAATTGAAATAACATAATATTGCAAAAGTAAATAACACCGCAAACGTATGTATCTTTTATGGAAAATAACGCAGAGATAAGTGCTTTAGTTAAATTATTGGATGATCCTGACCAAGAGGTTTATCAGCATGTAGAAAAAAAATTGCTCGAATATGGAGGGGAAGTAATTCACTTTCTAGAAAATGCCTGGGAGCAATCTTTCGACGGGCTTTTGCAAGAGCGAATTGAAAATATTGTACACCAAATTCAGTTTAATACGGTTAAAGAAGATTTAAATCTTTGGCATTTAAGTGGTGCTTTTGATCTTTTACAAGGTGCATTAATTATCAATCGCTACCAATATCCAGATTTAGACGAGCAAAAAGTTATTAACCAAATCGAAGAAATTAAGCGTGATATTTGGTTGGGCCTTCAAAATGAAATGAGTTCGGTTGAAAAGGTAAAACTGATAAATCATATTTTATATCAACAATATGGTTTTGGAGGAAATACAAAAAACCATCACGATCCTCAAAATTCTTATCTGAATCAGGTTTTAGATAGTAAAAAAGGCAATCAGATTACTTTAGCCATTATTTATTCTACGCTGGCTCAAAAGCTAGATTTGCCTATTTATGGCATCAATTTACCGCAGCATTTTATTTTAGGTTATATTGATGAGAGCAAACAAGAAGGCAAAGAATATGGTGTTTTGTTCTATATTAATGCTTTTAACC is drawn from Pedobacter mucosus and contains these coding sequences:
- a CDS encoding deoxyhypusine synthase family protein, with protein sequence MSNTRGPISQFMERNYLHFNAAAMMDAAKGYETHLDEGGKMMITLAGAMSTAELGISLAEMIRQDKVSIISCTGANLEEDIMNLVAHSHYKRVPNYRDLSPQDEWDLLENHYNRVTDTCIPEEEAFRRLQKHIQKIWMDAEAAGERYFPHEFMYKMLLSGDLEQYYEIDPKNSWMLAAAEKNLPIVVPGWEDSTMGNIFASYVMKKELTATTVKGGIEYMGWLADWYIANSGGKGIGFFQIGGGIAGDFPICVVPMLYQDMEMENIPFWSYFCQISDSTTSYGSYSGAVPNEKITWGKLDIHTPKFIVESDATIVAPLMFAWILKQ
- a CDS encoding BamA/TamA family outer membrane protein, whose protein sequence is MKKYYFLFVIVLFTQSSFAQMKLIKRMLSNEKDTTRKASFMPVPVFGYAQETGFEFGVGALYSFYMDRKDTTNRSSNFSGTASYSTKKTYSITLKGDAWTKGNLYHAIGEIRFKKMPFNFYGLGNNTSNTDEDKLVQQQVKVLFDLEKTFIKHAYTGVSLGFENYSFEDKIIGGIYSLDPSILGRPGGKVFFTGVSQSYDTRNSNNYPSKGFFGRVTYQYAPDFFGGNNFTGSQLKLNIRNFWKLSNKFILGAQGLYHTVQSNNTPFYLLPQLGNDEMMRGYYTGRYRDKNLLALQTELRYRYSNRFGAMVFAGAGTVWGKSDFDVDAFKPNLGAGVRYFFDPAKGLSVRLDYGIGEKKGTEKRQSGFYISLAEAF
- a CDS encoding DUF1345 domain-containing protein; amino-acid sequence: MITKPKLSSFQKLTALQVLLLSLAVGIVVYLGTLFFNLDSLTRIMLGWDCFCVSLIAMHWHMFFHTSASETHLKAKIQDETRSEIFAVVLVSTFAGLLAVILLLLNKDIKPLNLIVAILGMFLSWFLVHTTFTMRYAHLYYGDKESIVDRDKGGGLDFPGDKEPDFIDFAYFSFVLGMTFQVSDVEISSREIRRLALLHSLISFVFNTVIVALTINALAGMSK
- a CDS encoding O-methyltransferase, with the protein product MLFQFITDYIKHRLTAKSRHGTHSPFVYQLADEVIYDFNTKTDYNNIEQQRKKLFNDDSTITVTDLGAGSHLNKNRIKKVSQIAKNALKSPKLAQLIYRLAQNTKPQSTVELGTCLGITTAYLAKANPEAEIITIEGCPQTAEVAKNNFKELDLNNIELHVGNFDSILPDIIAKQPSLDFVYIDGNHRKEATLNYFKWCLPKVTENSLLIFDDIYWSKGMKEAWQEIKKHPEVSITIDLFWIGLVYFKKGQAKEHFKLKF
- a CDS encoding transglutaminase-like domain-containing protein translates to MENNAEISALVKLLDDPDQEVYQHVEKKLLEYGGEVIHFLENAWEQSFDGLLQERIENIVHQIQFNTVKEDLNLWHLSGAFDLLQGALIINRYQYPDLDEQKVINQIEEIKRDIWLGLQNEMSSVEKVKLINHILYQQYGFGGNTKNHHDPQNSYLNQVLDSKKGNQITLAIIYSTLAQKLDLPIYGINLPQHFILGYIDESKQEGKEYGVLFYINAFNRGNIFGKHDVDQFLRQLNLEALPEYYRPCSNTDIIRRVIRNLISAYENAGAIEKVAELTQLQDILAEEKKE